In Puntigrus tetrazona isolate hp1 chromosome 23, ASM1883169v1, whole genome shotgun sequence, the DNA window TGTGGACTGCAGGAATTTATATTCGAAATGGTAATAAAGTTAAGAATTCGTACATATCTTTTGtgtgactgtatttattttagggtTGTTTTTAAGCGGTGCAATTCCCCGTGTTAAATCTTGTATGATTTTTAAGTGGTGCCATAcgactaaaaaaataaattgagatCTAACCTTAAATAGTGCTCTTGATGTTTTGTCCCCAACCACAGAAAACAAATTGGTTCGAAGTCTCTATCCAAATGGTTACGGAGTCTTCagaattttttgcatttctacCTAAGTTAAGCCACTTTCTAGATGAACTGTAATAgcttaaatcaatgtttttaacttaactggatcaaaacaaaaacgtgtatgtatatatgtatatgtgtgtatgagagagaatAGGATTTgtgtaaatacttaaaatacataaacatacaatatatatgttGCTTATAGATTTTAAGTTACAAATAGTTGCAGCTGATATTACTCTTAAATTGGTGAAGGTTTTTCTGAGTGATGAAATGGAAGAATAGTTTCTGTCAAACGTTCTTTAACTCTTTTATAATCTTTGTGAAGCACCTTTAATTTTTCAGAGTGTATCGCAAAAACATGATGAATGCTGTATTGTATCATTGATGCTTATTCCACCATATTTTACTGAAACACGTTTTTGATACAGTGGGTCTCAATCTCGTGACCGtaataaatcaatgttttgAGTTCTGTATTACTGTGTTTAAAACCTTCTATTCCCTGCTTAAGAACCTAGATCCTTCTGTTTTTAGCCGATTATAGGCTCTTTACTTATCGGTCTTAAGATATTAGGAAAAAATAGTCCTGCAACAACTACTTTTTTAGATGAATATAAGACCTTTTGAAGTCGTTTAATCAGGCTTCATAGAACAGCGCTGACGTAATTGTGACGTCGTAATATTTGATTGGCCTGATCTTGCGTCGCTCAGAAAgaaacaggccaatcagaagagaggctcatgaatagtaattagacagGAAAACCTACCTTTTTGATTTGCCATTGAATCAGCGAGAtcgttttttttactgtattgtttcttttagttattattgtgtatttttgtgtgtgtgtgtgtgtgcagcacaTTGGTCAGCCTATGGTTGTGTTTAATTGTGCTACATAAACAAAATTGACATTGGCaaactaatactaatactgcAGACATCCTACAGACATCTGTTCCTTTCACTGCTCtagttatgaaatattaatagctACGGAAATTATGcccaaaataatacaaataattgtaaAGGTCTACAAAACAGTATTGCGTATTACCATATTATGTTAATGTAGAATCAATTATGAACACATTAGTTTGTTCTAAAATTTACTGCATGTTATTACTCTTCTCTTTATTTTCACATTGAAAGAAAATGGCTTATTATTTGAAAACTATGTAGATACATTTTTTCACAGTAACAtctgaaaacatattttccGGCAACggttctataaatatatatagatgttttttttttttgtaaattcacttttatcttttatcttagataaaaaaatagatacagGTTTTCAGAGCCCATCCAGCGTTCAGGAAACGAGTGGGTTAACAAACTTACGTGGAGAACGAAAAATAAAAGAGATCCTTGAGTGCCAGATCACATTCATGCACACTCAGTAAAACAGCTCTGCTGAGGATTTAATAGCACAGAATATCAGCAGGATAcacacagctaaaataaataaaaaaccgTAACACAGTGGCGTATTGACATCCTTCTCGGGTCTCGCTATTCAGACTGCTTCAGCTGGACCGTATTTATGAGAAGAGACCTGAGGTGAACAATATGATCCCATCGCTTGCCTATAGATTTCTCATGTCACTAAAGCTCCTTCAGACTCAGAAGGATCAGTAGCTTATTGCTCAAAAATGTCCATCTTGGGAATCTGCGACGTGGGACGATGAGACGGCGTTCAGTTATTGACCAGGTTCACAGATTACGTGCAAAGCTGATCTTCATGCATCAGGGTCCTTGGAGAGCAGGGGTCTGCGCTGCTGATACGTTCTCATCCAACCCTGGACCacctgaaaatgcaaaaaaaaaaggttgctcATATTTGGATGCAGTTTATTACAAAGCTGAACAGGTTTCGCGCAGGCTTTTTACAACAGGCGTGTTGTAAATATGTGGTCATGTGTCTAAATCAACTCTTAACCATATAAAGAGCGAAACCGTAAAGAGACAGCAGAAGGTGTATTTCTTGCTATTTCTCATGTTATTGGGACTCaaataatacacatacatttagtcatttagctgacacttttatccaaagcaatgAAGACAGTgaaagcaattaaaatgaacaaaggaGCATATGCTTTTGctaattgtttaatatatttaatatatatatatttttaatttttttatcgattaaaaaatttttttttttttatttttttttcaaaacttgactcttacttttattttaatgcttttattcctCAGGATGTCGCCCCTTTTGGGGAAAAAATtcgcttaatttttttttttttaacagtacatttttttattaatgcttgtTACAACACAGTTCTCTGAAAGtcaaagcttttaaaaatatatgaataaaataaaatgcggATAATGCAGTAcactaatttgtttttatttgacataaaataaatactttagaaAAGTACTGTGATAAAAACAAAGCCATGTGTCTAACCAAGTTATGCTCCAAATGTAAAGTTGATATCACAAATATTGTGATTCCTGTGAGATTAAGTATCCCAAAAATAACCACTGATTTACAcccaaacacagaaaaaaagccgCAAAATCacattgtctatatatatatatatatatatgtttttttatcttGATCTATATCTATAAAAAGGTGACGTATCctctaaaatatgtattttgcttAAAGTTGACCACGTGCTAGTTTTAGTTAGGAAATCTGAGTAAGTGttgcatgcatttgtaaaatGACTATTTTCCAATCAAAAGTATTGGCACAACGATCAGGTTTGGCTTCTTTAGTACGAATCTTAATGCTTAAGCACATAATCATATTCTAGCAAACAGTTTTCTTGTAATTGTACAGCAAGAGTTTGGACAGGATCCTCCGAGGCTCAAAAAGAGATGATTTTTGACTTCGCCTTTTATATTCTCGTCATTTTTTGCTGTGAAAATAGCTGCAATAGCTACAGCTAAAATAGTGTTATCGATGTAACAGTTGTACTGcttcacagtttttttgtttaatagaaatagaaatgtgtTACACCATTATAAACGTCTTCACTGTCACTGTAGATCAATTGAATGAGATGAAAGCATTAATATGGCTGCGCTGACATTTTCTTTCAATAGTGCGCCGGGAGTCAGCGTTTTTCATTTCGTAACAGGATGGATTACCTTTGTGTCTTCCTCTTTCCAAAGTATTTCCTGTTCTGCCTCGTTCAGCTCTTCGGTTGGGTCATAAGTGTAAACTGGAAGCAGCTGATGCCGCAGTCTATCAATCCTAAAagcgcacagacacacaggcaGAAGATAAAAAGTCCATCTGTCGCTGTATTAGACCCTTCATCTACTTCTGCGTTTTAGAGGCTGGATTCGTTCAACTCAGTAATatagtcaaatatatatattttattcgcAGCATCACGTCTCCAGTTTCTCCGGTGTCACACGGCCTTAATATGCTGATGTTCTACTCAAGAAAGTTGTGAAATTTGGCACAGCGATGGAGGAGAGTCTCAAAAGTGTCCATAGCAAATCTGAAGTCTGTAactcaaacttttatttataaagcgctTTTTTTCGATCGTATCAAAGCACCGAATGGTATCAAACAGGTACTTTCAAAAAGCATATGCTACTAACTTTTGAACCATTCAGCCACAAAAGGAAAATTAGTTTTCCTCTGATTCCTTGCCTTATGCCGATTCAAATGGACACCAAAATTCAAAAATCGTAAGGTCGCGTATTTTCAATTGTTCGTAAAACCTACTTTTTCGAACTCGCCCTAGACGATTCATCCGATTTTCGCCAAAAAAGGCTGAGATCACGTTTCCAATACGTTATGGAGAGAATTGGATAACCATACCACGTTTTGTTATAATGAAATATCCAAAAAACGCCAATAATTTTGTTGACTTTAGCTTATTGTAATGAAACTGGATCATGTCGAGA includes these proteins:
- the smim29 gene encoding small integral membrane protein 29; its protein translation is MNGTTHPPHTVSGDAAISYVLVPFFLITALGVVAAVVMYIRRKRRIDRLRHQLLPVYTYDPTEELNEAEQEILWKEEDTKVVQGWMRTYQQRRPLLSKDPDA